Proteins encoded in a region of the Clostridium beijerinckii genome:
- a CDS encoding phage replisome organizer N-terminal domain-containing protein, with protein sequence MADIKWIKLATNMHDDEKMKLIDAMPNRDTIHYVWIRILLLGGKLNANGKVFLSEGKPLTAKMLSVLFSRPLEDIKIALKVLSNFDMIEIASDKVIRIVNWDKHQNIEGMERVREQNRKRVENHREKKKEEKNLAKSNKEEAQEDQVLEESMYLEENQDLDESAELEKTNELERKKDYAENSNIEKNKALGKNDILENLETNEEASGNTYINDKTNITTSEAGNNSSLEIIDNNEDISKNILETDDNNCIVNKNNSNVTRNRSNVTVTQQNKKEKEIENKEKNKKEKKEIDKDKNIKSKKNNVFYINNKCSACDEEVSQSNLFKKHNNTKSESGEEEDINLKALELMHYHEKITGKPGGCDYVALRSAIDIHGEKMVKMAMDVGFEKNCPDIKYAIGVLKNWRRDGYPEDHMEVKKNGVRINGKSNTADKNEFAGFKPKEPRKLTEAERKRIEEKLI encoded by the coding sequence ATGGCAGATATTAAATGGATTAAATTAGCTACTAATATGCATGATGATGAAAAAATGAAGTTAATAGATGCAATGCCTAACAGGGATACAATTCATTACGTTTGGATAAGAATACTTTTACTTGGTGGAAAACTTAACGCCAATGGAAAGGTTTTCTTATCAGAAGGAAAACCTCTTACTGCCAAAATGTTGTCTGTATTATTTTCTAGGCCTTTAGAGGATATTAAGATTGCATTAAAAGTATTATCTAACTTTGACATGATTGAAATAGCTTCTGATAAAGTAATTAGAATTGTGAACTGGGATAAGCATCAGAACATAGAGGGAATGGAAAGGGTCCGTGAACAAAACAGAAAAAGAGTTGAAAATCATAGAGAAAAGAAGAAAGAAGAGAAGAATTTAGCTAAAAGTAATAAGGAAGAAGCTCAGGAAGATCAAGTCTTAGAAGAATCTATGTATTTAGAAGAAAATCAAGATCTGGATGAAAGTGCAGAATTAGAAAAAACTAATGAATTAGAACGAAAGAAAGATTACGCTGAGAATTCTAATATAGAAAAAAACAAAGCTCTAGGTAAAAATGATATATTAGAAAATTTGGAAACTAATGAAGAAGCTTCTGGAAATACATATATTAATGATAAAACTAATATTACTACTAGCGAAGCAGGTAATAATAGTAGTTTAGAAATTATTGATAATAATGAAGATATCAGTAAAAACATTTTAGAAACTGATGATAATAATTGTATTGTCAATAAAAATAATAGTAACGTTACACGAAATAGAAGTAACGTTACAGTAACGCAGCAGAATAAGAAAGAGAAAGAGATAGAGAATAAGGAGAAGAATAAGAAAGAGAAAAAAGAGATAGATAAAGATAAAAACATAAAGAGTAAAAAGAATAATGTTTTTTATATAAATAATAAATGCTCAGCTTGTGATGAGGAAGTTAGCCAGTCGAATTTATTTAAGAAACATAATAATACTAAAAGTGAATCTGGGGAAGAGGAGGACATAAATCTTAAAGCTTTAGAGCTTATGCATTATCATGAAAAAATAACAGGAAAGCCAGGAGGATGTGACTATGTTGCTCTTAGATCAGCTATTGATATTCATGGAGAAAAAATGGTTAAGATGGCCATGGATGTTGGGTTTGAAAAGAATTGTCCTGACATAAAGTATGCAATTGGGGTATTAAAAAACTGGAGGAGAGATGGGTATCCAGAAGATCATATGGAGGTAAAGAAAAATGGGGTTAGAATCAATGGAAAGAGTAACACAGCAGATAAAAATGAATTTGCAGGATTCAAACCAAAGGAACCGCGAAAACTTACAGAAGCTGAACGAAAGAGGATTGAAGAAAAACTCATATAA
- a CDS encoding ATP-binding protein produces the protein MQPLAVACECRKIEKLKNEWKYSGINVEQSKLTFSSFEVWNNASQRMKDTAAAYCTDFDEIKDNRRNSILLCGQVGSGKTHCSIAVALNFLKQRIKVVYMPYRDVITKIKQNMIDEEYYTSTISKYQLCEVLLVDDLFKGKINETDTNIMFEIINYRYLNFLPIIVSSEFSIDRLLTFDEGVASRIYEMSKDYVVEIEKDIRNNYRLK, from the coding sequence ATGCAGCCTCTTGCTGTAGCCTGTGAATGCAGGAAAATAGAAAAACTAAAGAATGAGTGGAAGTATTCAGGAATTAATGTTGAACAAAGTAAACTTACTTTTTCTAGCTTTGAAGTTTGGAATAATGCATCACAAAGGATGAAGGACACTGCAGCAGCATATTGTACTGATTTTGATGAAATAAAAGATAATAGGCGAAATAGCATCTTATTATGTGGACAGGTTGGCAGCGGTAAAACGCATTGCAGCATTGCTGTTGCATTAAATTTTTTAAAACAAAGAATTAAAGTGGTGTACATGCCTTATCGTGATGTAATCACAAAGATAAAACAAAATATGATTGATGAAGAATATTATACTAGCACCATTTCAAAGTATCAATTATGTGAGGTATTACTTGTTGATGATCTCTTTAAGGGAAAAATCAATGAAACAGATACAAATATTATGTTTGAAATTATTAATTACAGGTATCTTAATTTTCTGCCTATTATAGTGAGCAGTGAATTCTCTATTGATAGATTACTGACATTTGATGAAGGGGTTGCTTCAAGAATATATGAAATGTCAAAAGATTATGTTGTAGAAATTGAGAAGGATATTAGGAATAACTATAGACTTAAGTAA
- a CDS encoding zinc metalloprotease HtpX encodes MSGLGNQIKTLLLMSVLTILVVLIGRGIGGQSGMLMALVLALVMNGGSYWFSDKIALSMTGAKLLTRNDNIEIYNMVERLTANAGIPMPRLYITPSTQPNAFATGRNPKHSAVAVTQGLVNILNYEELEGVIAHELAHIKNRDVLISTIAAVMAGVITTMANWAQWALMFGMGNSDEEEGSGFLAALPLIILGPIAAMLVQMAVSRSREYLADNTGARIAGHSRGLSNALLKLDQASRVVPMDVNPAVSHMFIVNPLSAQRLMNLFSTHPTIEDRVRRLQSSNL; translated from the coding sequence ATGAGCGGTTTAGGAAATCAAATTAAAACTTTACTTTTGATGAGTGTCCTGACGATATTAGTAGTATTAATAGGAAGAGGTATTGGAGGTCAATCAGGAATGCTGATGGCTTTGGTGCTTGCATTAGTTATGAATGGAGGAAGTTATTGGTTTAGTGATAAAATTGCACTATCTATGACTGGAGCTAAGCTATTAACACGAAATGATAATATTGAAATTTATAATATGGTGGAAAGATTGACAGCAAATGCAGGAATACCAATGCCAAGGCTTTATATTACACCTTCTACACAGCCTAATGCGTTTGCAACAGGAAGAAATCCTAAGCATTCAGCTGTTGCTGTTACACAAGGATTAGTGAATATACTAAATTATGAAGAATTAGAAGGTGTTATTGCTCATGAATTGGCACATATTAAGAATAGGGACGTGCTTATAAGTACTATTGCAGCTGTAATGGCAGGAGTAATCACAACAATGGCTAATTGGGCGCAGTGGGCGTTAATGTTCGGCATGGGTAACAGTGATGAAGAAGAAGGCTCAGGATTCTTAGCAGCTTTACCATTAATTATTTTAGGACCTATTGCAGCTATGTTAGTACAGATGGCAGTATCAAGATCTAGAGAATATCTTGCTGACAATACAGGAGCGAGGATTGCAGGACACAGCAGAGGACTCTCTAATGCATTACTTAAGTTAGATCAGGCCTCAAGAGTGGTTCCTATGGACGTAAATCCTGCAGTAAGCCATATGTTTATAGTCAATCCTCTAAGTGCGCAAAGATTAATGAACCTATTTAGCACTCATCCAACGATAGAAGATAGAGTACGTAGGCTTCAGTCTTCAAATTTATAA
- the trxA gene encoding thioredoxin: MKIVDNNEFGNEIKSGVTVVDFFATWCGPCKMIAPILEELSEEMKEKVNFIKVDVDKSGDLADEYHISSIPTVAIFKNNENVNQFVGFLPKEEIKRLIENTL, translated from the coding sequence ATGAAAATAGTAGATAATAATGAATTCGGAAATGAAATAAAAAGTGGAGTTACGGTTGTAGATTTTTTTGCAACCTGGTGCGGACCTTGTAAAATGATAGCACCGATTCTTGAAGAGTTATCAGAGGAAATGAAAGAAAAAGTCAATTTTATAAAAGTAGATGTGGATAAAAGTGGAGATTTAGCAGATGAATATCACATTTCAAGTATACCTACTGTAGCTATCTTTAAGAATAATGAAAATGTGAACCAATTTGTTGGCTTTTTACCAAAGGAAGAGATTAAAAGACTGATTGAAAATACTTTATAA
- a CDS encoding TerC/Alx family metal homeostasis membrane protein, whose amino-acid sequence MKGATKMSTRKHLFKFLLITFIAAIFNLAIWYYMGSERALEFLGGYIIELSLSVDNLFLFLLIFSSFGITAKHQKRILTYGIFGAIILRFIFVLLGIAIINAFKWIIYIFGILLIISGIKMMINKEDDVSFENSKLIKLLKKMIPVTKELHDEKFFVKINNVLHATPLFAILFLIEGSDLLFAIDSIPAIFAITTNVFIVYTSNIFAILGLRNLYFLLEKLHSTFEYVKYGVALILIFTGIKLGISFKYHISIGISISVIILILVISVIASIIISRKGKK is encoded by the coding sequence CTGAAAGGAGCTACAAAAATGTCTACTAGAAAACATTTATTTAAGTTTTTATTAATTACATTTATAGCCGCTATATTTAATTTAGCTATATGGTATTACATGGGTTCTGAAAGAGCTTTAGAATTTCTCGGAGGATATATTATTGAATTGAGTCTTAGTGTCGATAATCTTTTTCTCTTTTTATTAATTTTCTCAAGCTTTGGAATTACTGCTAAACATCAAAAAAGAATTTTAACTTATGGAATTTTTGGTGCGATTATTCTAAGATTTATATTTGTTTTATTAGGAATTGCAATTATTAATGCATTTAAATGGATTATATATATATTTGGTATACTTCTTATTATAAGTGGTATAAAAATGATGATTAACAAAGAAGATGATGTATCATTTGAAAACAGTAAATTAATTAAACTTCTAAAAAAAATGATACCTGTAACTAAAGAGCTTCATGACGAAAAGTTTTTTGTGAAAATAAACAATGTTCTTCATGCAACACCATTATTTGCAATATTGTTTTTAATTGAAGGATCAGATTTACTATTTGCTATTGATTCAATTCCTGCAATATTTGCAATAACAACTAATGTTTTCATTGTATACACATCAAATATTTTTGCAATATTAGGTCTTAGAAATTTATATTTTCTTTTAGAAAAACTACATAGTACCTTCGAATATGTTAAATATGGAGTAGCCTTAATACTTATATTTACTGGTATAAAACTCGGAATATCATTTAAGTATCATATATCTATAGGGATTTCTATTTCTGTTATTATACTAATTCTTGTAATAAGTGTAATTGCCTCTATAATAATCAGCAGAAAAGGTAAAAAATGA
- a CDS encoding DUF739 family protein, with product MILVNELKGKIKAKGYTQEKLARELGMSPKTLGNKLNKGIFGSNEIDKMIKLLDINNPIEIFFNK from the coding sequence ATGATATTAGTTAATGAGTTAAAAGGAAAGATAAAAGCAAAAGGATATACTCAGGAAAAGCTGGCAAGGGAATTAGGAATGTCTCCAAAAACCTTAGGTAATAAACTTAATAAAGGAATATTTGGTTCAAATGAAATCGATAAGATGATAAAACTATTAGATATAAATAATCCAATAGAGATTTTTTTTAATAAATAA
- a CDS encoding AbrB/MazE/SpoVT family DNA-binding domain-containing protein codes for MKASGIVRKLDPLGRIVIPKEIRKVLEIYEGDSMEIIKVDNGVVVKKYIKGCIFCGSDKDVVEFNGAVVCDGCRKALRQD; via the coding sequence ATGAAAGCATCAGGAATAGTAAGAAAGCTCGACCCACTTGGAAGGATTGTAATACCAAAAGAAATAAGAAAGGTACTAGAAATTTACGAGGGAGATTCCATGGAAATAATTAAGGTTGATAATGGGGTGGTTGTTAAAAAATATATTAAAGGATGCATTTTTTGTGGAAGTGATAAAGATGTTGTTGAATTTAATGGAGCAGTTGTTTGCGATGGATGCAGAAAGGCTTTAAGGCAGGATTAA
- a CDS encoding helix-turn-helix domain-containing protein yields MGLKENIKNRRLELNLTLEDVSKRLSISKPTLQRYESGVISNIPSDKIEKLAVILETTPSILMGWDENKIKTRLQLSEELEYLLKKYNSLDNLGKHTVNTVLEMEFNRCSQLNNQDKSF; encoded by the coding sequence ATGGGTTTGAAAGAAAATATCAAAAATAGACGATTAGAATTGAATCTCACATTAGAAGATGTTTCTAAAAGATTATCTATTAGTAAGCCAACACTTCAAAGATATGAAAGCGGTGTAATCTCTAATATACCTTCTGACAAAATCGAAAAACTTGCAGTAATATTAGAAACAACTCCATCTATTTTAATGGGATGGGATGAAAACAAAATAAAAACACGTTTACAACTATCAGAAGAATTAGAATATTTATTAAAAAAATATAATTCTTTAGATAACCTAGGTAAACATACGGTAAATACAGTATTAGAAATGGAATTTAATCGTTGCTCACAACTTAATAATCAGGATAAAAGCTTTTAA